In Palaemon carinicauda isolate YSFRI2023 chromosome 38, ASM3689809v2, whole genome shotgun sequence, a single window of DNA contains:
- the LOC137630255 gene encoding putative uncharacterized protein DDB_G0282281, with product MKIQTNTIMKIHTKTTMKIQTKTIMKIQTNTIMKIQTKTIMKIQTNTIMKIQTKTTMKIQTKTIMKIQTNTIMKIQTKTTMEIQTKNYNGDSNKNYNEDSNKHYNENSNKNYNEDSNKHYNEDSNKNYNGDSNKNYNGDSNKHYNEDSNKNYNGDSNKNYNGDSNKNYNEDSNKHYNENSNKNYNEDSNKHYNEDSNKNYNEDSNKNCNEDSNKNYIQ from the coding sequence ATGAAAATTCAAACAAACACTATAATGAAGATTCACACAAAAACTACaatgaaaattcaaacaaaaacTATAATGAAGATTCAAACAAACACTATAATGAAGATTCAAACAAAAACTATAATGAAGATTCAAACAAACACTATAATGAAGATTCAAACAAAAACTACAATGAAGATTCAAACAAAAACTATAATGAAGATTCAAACAAACACTATAATGAAGATTCAAACAAAAACTACAATGGAGATTCAAACAAAAAACTACAATGGAGATTCAAACAAAAACTATAATGAAGATTCAAACAAACACTATaatgaaaattcaaacaaaaacTATAATGAAGATTCAAACAAACACTATAATGAAGATTCAAACAAAAACTACAATGGAGATTCAAACAAAAACTACAATGGAGATTCAAACAAACACTATAATGAAGATTCAAACAAAAACTACAATGGAGATTCAAACAAAAACTACAATGGAGATTCAAACAAAAACTATAATGAAGATTCAAACAAACACTATaatgaaaattcaaacaaaaacTATAATGAAGATTCAAACAAACACTATAATGAAGATTCAAACAAAAACTACAATGAAGATTCAAACAAAAACTGCAATGAAGATTCAAACAAAAACTACATACAATGA
- the LOC137630256 gene encoding TBC1 domain family member 5 homolog A-like — protein MTNEDSNKNYNEDSNKNCNEDSNKNYNEDSNKNCNEDSNKNYNEDSNKNCNEDSNKNYNEDSNKNCNEDSNKNYKFKQTLNEDSNKNYNGDSNKNYNGDSNKHYNEDSNKNYNEDSNKHYNEDSHKNYNENSNKNYNEDSNKHYNEDSNKNYNENSNKHYNENSNKHYNEDSHKNYNENSNKNYNEDSNKHYNEDSNKNYNENFKQTL, from the exons ATGACTAATGAAGATTCAAACAAAAACTACAATGAAGATTCAAACAAAAACTGCAATGAAGATTCAAACAAAAACTACAATGAAGATTCAAACAAAAACTGCAATGAAGATTCAAACAAAAACTACAATGAAGATTCAAACAAAAACTGCAATGAAGATTCAAACAAAAACTACAATGAAGATTCAAACAAAAACTGCAATGAAGATTCAAACAAAAACTACAA ATTCAAACAAACACTAAATGAAGATTCAAACAAAAACTACAATGGAGATTCAAACAAAAACTACAATGGAGATTCAAACAAACACTATAATGAAGATTCAAACAAAAACTATAATGAAGATTCAAACAAACACTATAATGAAGATTCACACAAAAACTACaatgaaaattcaaacaaaaacTATAATGAAGATTCAAACAAACACTATAATGAAGATTCAAACAAAAACTACAATGAAAATTCAAACAAACACTATAATGAAAATTCAAACAAACACTATAATGAAGATTCACACAAAAACTACaatgaaaattcaaacaaaaacTATAATGAAGATTCAAACAAACACTATAATGAAGATTCAAACAAAAactataatgaaaatttcaaacaaACACTATAA